Proteins encoded by one window of Salicibibacter halophilus:
- a CDS encoding heavy metal translocating P-type ATPase yields MSKEANLHVSGMTCAECATRIEKGLNKMDGVEEANVNLASEKTNVRFDPTRTDVSQFEDKIQSLGYQVVHDKAEFEVTGMTCAACSNRVEKKLNRMEGVSEASVNLALETATVSYDQETVSIPDLEAAVEKIGYKLHEKGDATEARDEKDQIVEDQTGKFIFAAILTLPLLWSMVTHFEFTQWMWMPEIFMNPWVQLALATPVQFVVGWQFYRGAYKALANKSANMDVLVALGTSAAYFYSIYLGMEWMAAGGTGMPELYFETAAIIITLILLGKLFEARSKSRTSRAIKKLMGLQAKTAIVMREGVEVEVPVEKVQVGDDIRVKPGEKIPVDCEVVEGHTAVDESMLTGESIPIDKQVGDEVIGATVNKNGTLLVRAKKVGKDAALQQIVKVVEDAQTSKANIQRSVDKVSSIFVPAVLVVATLTFLIWYFWVTPGNVGSALVPTISILVIACPCALGLATPTSIMAGSGKSAELGVLFKGGEYLEGTKDVSTIVLDKTGTITEGTPSLTDVHVEDMNEKEFLSLLAAAEKPSEHPLAEAIVDGIKQKGIDVSKADTFETIPGKGVRATVGEQEIIVGTEKLLSEENIPLDSSSGHKTRWEGEGKTAMLVAIDRVYSGVVAVADTVKETSAAAVERLHKAGLEVMMMTGDNQKTAEAIAAEVGIDNVLAEVLPEEKGKEIEKLQAEDKKVAMVGDGINDAPALATADIGMAIGTGTDVAIESADVTLMRGDLNSVADAVLMSRKTMRNIRQNLFFAFVYNTAAIPVAAIGLLAPWVAGAAMAFSSVSVVTNALRLQRVDVEAVGKE; encoded by the coding sequence ATGAGCAAAGAAGCGAATTTGCATGTATCAGGGATGACATGTGCCGAGTGTGCGACGCGGATTGAAAAAGGCTTGAATAAAATGGATGGGGTGGAAGAGGCCAATGTAAATTTGGCGTCGGAAAAAACGAACGTAAGGTTCGATCCCACCCGCACCGATGTTTCTCAATTTGAAGATAAAATTCAGTCGCTAGGGTATCAGGTCGTTCATGATAAAGCGGAATTTGAGGTCACCGGAATGACGTGTGCGGCTTGCTCCAATCGCGTGGAGAAAAAATTAAACCGTATGGAAGGCGTGAGCGAAGCAAGTGTTAACCTTGCGCTGGAAACGGCCACTGTCAGTTATGACCAAGAGACTGTTTCCATCCCGGACTTGGAAGCAGCCGTGGAAAAAATCGGCTATAAGCTTCATGAAAAGGGAGATGCTACGGAGGCAAGAGACGAAAAAGACCAAATCGTCGAGGATCAAACCGGAAAATTCATTTTTGCGGCTATTCTCACGCTTCCTTTGCTTTGGAGCATGGTGACGCACTTTGAATTCACGCAATGGATGTGGATGCCCGAAATCTTCATGAACCCGTGGGTGCAACTCGCCCTCGCGACCCCTGTGCAGTTCGTTGTTGGTTGGCAGTTTTACCGAGGGGCCTATAAAGCATTGGCAAATAAAAGCGCGAACATGGATGTGCTCGTCGCGCTCGGGACGTCTGCCGCTTATTTTTACAGCATTTATTTGGGGATGGAATGGATGGCTGCCGGCGGTACCGGGATGCCGGAGCTTTACTTCGAAACAGCGGCTATTATTATTACATTAATTCTTTTAGGGAAGCTGTTTGAAGCTCGTTCGAAAAGCCGTACGTCACGCGCGATAAAGAAATTAATGGGGTTACAGGCAAAAACAGCGATTGTTATGCGGGAAGGCGTGGAAGTGGAAGTCCCGGTTGAAAAGGTTCAAGTTGGGGACGATATCCGCGTAAAACCCGGGGAAAAAATTCCCGTCGACTGCGAAGTTGTGGAAGGGCATACCGCCGTGGACGAGTCGATGCTTACCGGAGAAAGCATTCCCATTGATAAACAGGTGGGAGATGAGGTCATCGGGGCAACGGTCAATAAAAACGGCACGCTCTTGGTAAGAGCAAAAAAAGTCGGGAAAGACGCAGCTTTGCAGCAAATTGTAAAAGTGGTGGAAGATGCACAAACATCGAAAGCAAATATTCAGCGCTCCGTTGATAAAGTGTCAAGCATCTTTGTGCCTGCCGTGCTCGTTGTGGCAACGCTCACTTTTCTGATCTGGTATTTCTGGGTAACTCCCGGCAATGTCGGCAGTGCCCTTGTCCCGACGATCTCCATTCTCGTCATCGCCTGTCCCTGTGCGCTTGGATTGGCCACACCAACGTCCATTATGGCAGGTTCCGGAAAATCTGCTGAACTCGGGGTGTTATTCAAAGGCGGAGAGTATTTGGAAGGAACGAAAGATGTGTCTACGATCGTTCTGGATAAAACCGGAACGATAACGGAAGGAACACCTTCGTTAACCGACGTGCACGTGGAGGATATGAACGAGAAGGAGTTTTTGTCTTTACTCGCCGCTGCTGAAAAGCCTTCAGAGCATCCGTTGGCGGAGGCAATCGTCGACGGCATCAAACAGAAGGGCATCGATGTTTCGAAAGCCGATACGTTTGAAACAATTCCGGGGAAAGGAGTTCGCGCCACGGTTGGCGAACAGGAAATCATCGTTGGCACCGAGAAATTGCTCAGTGAAGAAAACATTCCTCTCGACTCGTCATCTGGGCATAAAACACGCTGGGAAGGCGAGGGGAAAACTGCCATGCTCGTTGCCATCGACCGGGTGTACTCCGGTGTAGTCGCGGTAGCGGACACGGTAAAAGAAACATCGGCAGCAGCGGTTGAAAGGCTGCACAAGGCCGGATTGGAAGTCATGATGATGACCGGTGACAATCAAAAAACCGCGGAAGCGATCGCTGCCGAAGTCGGTATCGATAACGTATTGGCGGAAGTTCTTCCAGAAGAAAAAGGAAAAGAAATCGAAAAACTGCAAGCCGAAGACAAGAAAGTCGCGATGGTCGGTGACGGGATTAACGATGCTCCCGCCCTTGCCACCGCCGACATTGGGATGGCAATAGGAACCGGTACGGATGTAGCCATTGAATCTGCAGATGTAACACTCATGCGCGGGGATTTAAACAGTGTTGCCGATGCCGTGCTTATGAGCCGCAAGACGATGCGAAACATTCGCCAGAATCTTTTCTTTGCCTTTGTATACAACACAGCAGCAATCCCTGTCGCGGCGATTGGGTTGTTAGCTCCTTGGGTCGCAGGTGCAGCAATGGCCTTTAGCTCGGTGTCTGTTGTCACAAACGCGCTTCGCCTGCAACGTGTGGACGTCGAAGCTGTTGGAAAGGAATGA
- the codY gene encoding GTP-sensing pleiotropic transcriptional regulator CodY, with translation MELLAKSRQINDMLQKTTGQHVDFKDMAETLSEVISANVFVVSRRGKLLGYSIEQEIGHEKIDRILEERQFPEEYTAGIFNVNETSPNLDIDSEHTAFPTENRDLFRTGLTTIVPIIGGGQRLGTLILARLNDRFSDDDLVLAEYGATVVGMEILHEKASEIEDEARSKAVVQMAISSLSYSELEAVEHIFEELDGKEGLLVASKIADRVGITRSVIVNALRKLESAGVIESRSLGMKGTYIKVLNDKFLVELERLRDD, from the coding sequence ATGGAACTACTAGCGAAATCAAGACAAATTAATGATATGTTGCAAAAGACGACAGGCCAGCATGTGGATTTTAAAGACATGGCTGAAACGTTAAGCGAAGTCATTTCTGCCAACGTTTTTGTCGTCAGCCGCCGGGGGAAATTGCTCGGTTACTCGATTGAACAAGAGATTGGGCATGAAAAGATCGACCGGATTCTTGAAGAACGACAATTTCCGGAAGAATACACCGCTGGTATCTTCAATGTTAATGAAACCTCGCCAAACCTCGACATTGACAGTGAACATACTGCTTTTCCGACGGAAAACCGCGATCTTTTCCGCACGGGGCTCACAACCATCGTTCCGATTATCGGCGGTGGCCAACGGTTAGGAACGTTAATCCTCGCCCGTTTAAATGACCGTTTTAGTGACGATGATTTGGTGTTGGCCGAATACGGGGCGACCGTTGTCGGCATGGAAATTCTCCATGAAAAAGCTTCGGAAATCGAAGATGAAGCGCGGAGCAAAGCAGTTGTCCAAATGGCGATCAGCTCCCTTTCCTACAGTGAATTGGAAGCTGTTGAACACATTTTTGAAGAGTTGGACGGCAAAGAAGGACTACTTGTTGCCAGTAAAATTGCCGACCGTGTAGGCATCACACGCTCGGTTATCGTCAATGCCCTCCGCAAACTGGAAAGCGCGGGTGTGATTGAATCGCGCTCACTGGGCATGAAAGGGACGTATATTAAAGTGCTGAACGACAAATTTCTCGTCGAGTTGGAACGCCTTCGCGATGATTAA
- the hslU gene encoding ATP-dependent protease ATPase subunit HslU gives MEYANHTPKQIVEQLNQYIVGQKEAKRAVAIALRNRYRRSKVPEIIREEITPKNILMIGPTGVGKTEIARRLAKLVGAPFVKVEATKFTEVGYVGRDVEAMVRDLVDHAVRIVKAEKMDSVRPQAEKQANERLVKLLAPTKRKNQQQKNPFEMLFQASSDEDTEEDAEESESERESNRERRQRIAHQLALGELEDHLVTVEVDEQNPSFSDMFQGTGMEQTGMNMQEMFGKMMPNKKKKRQLPVKEARGVLTDDEAQKLVDMDEISHQAVKKTEQLGMIFIDEIDKVAGSQQGSSADVSREGVQRDILPIVEGASVTTKYGAVQTDHILFVAAGAFHMSKPSDLIPELQGRFPTRVELENLSKEDFIMILREPDNALLKQYAALLKTEGIDVEFSDEAVDKIAELAEHVNRETENIGARRLHTLLERLLEELSFEASDITLEKITITEPYVEEKLADVAGNEDTSHFIL, from the coding sequence GTGGAATATGCCAACCACACACCGAAACAAATTGTTGAACAGCTCAATCAATACATCGTCGGACAAAAGGAAGCGAAACGCGCGGTTGCGATCGCGCTTCGCAACCGTTATCGACGCAGTAAAGTGCCTGAGATCATTCGCGAGGAGATCACACCAAAAAATATTCTCATGATTGGTCCGACAGGCGTAGGGAAAACAGAAATCGCCCGCCGCTTGGCGAAACTCGTCGGTGCTCCGTTTGTCAAAGTGGAAGCGACGAAATTTACGGAAGTAGGTTATGTTGGCCGCGACGTTGAAGCAATGGTACGGGACCTTGTTGACCATGCCGTCCGAATTGTAAAAGCAGAAAAAATGGATTCGGTCCGGCCACAGGCGGAAAAACAGGCCAATGAACGCTTAGTCAAGCTTTTGGCTCCAACCAAGCGAAAAAATCAACAACAAAAAAACCCCTTTGAAATGCTTTTTCAAGCATCGTCCGATGAAGACACGGAGGAAGATGCTGAAGAAAGTGAATCGGAACGGGAAAGCAACCGGGAGCGCAGGCAACGCATCGCCCACCAACTCGCCCTCGGCGAATTGGAAGACCACCTCGTGACGGTGGAAGTAGACGAACAGAATCCATCTTTTTCCGATATGTTTCAAGGGACGGGAATGGAACAAACGGGCATGAACATGCAGGAAATGTTCGGGAAGATGATGCCGAACAAAAAGAAAAAAAGACAATTGCCCGTGAAAGAAGCGCGTGGGGTTCTCACGGACGATGAAGCGCAAAAACTTGTGGATATGGATGAAATCAGCCACCAAGCAGTCAAAAAGACGGAACAACTCGGGATGATTTTTATTGATGAGATCGATAAGGTAGCCGGGTCACAACAAGGCAGCAGTGCCGATGTTTCCAGGGAAGGCGTCCAGCGCGACATTCTCCCCATCGTGGAAGGGGCATCGGTAACGACAAAATATGGAGCGGTACAAACCGATCACATATTATTTGTGGCAGCGGGGGCATTTCATATGTCGAAGCCTTCGGATTTAATTCCCGAGCTGCAAGGCCGTTTTCCCACACGCGTGGAGTTAGAGAATTTGTCGAAAGAAGATTTCATCATGATTCTCCGCGAACCTGATAACGCGCTCCTCAAGCAATATGCAGCACTTTTGAAAACGGAAGGTATAGATGTAGAATTTTCTGACGAAGCTGTTGACAAGATTGCTGAATTAGCCGAACACGTCAATCGTGAAACGGAAAACATTGGTGCCCGGCGTTTGCACACGCTGCTCGAACGGCTGCTTGAAGAACTCTCCTTTGAGGCTTCCGACATTACATTGGAGAAAATCACGATTACGGAACCGTATGTCGAGGAAAAACTCGCGGATGTCGCCGGAAACGAAGACACTAGCCACTTTATTTTGTAA
- the hslV gene encoding ATP-dependent protease subunit HslV, which yields MENSFHATTIFAIRHNGKGAMAGDGQVTMGQAAVMKHSAKKIRKIYNGKVLAGFAGSVADAFTLFEKFEGKLQEYGGQMQRAARELAKEWRSDKVLRKLEAMLIVMDDRQLLLIAGTGEVIEPDDGILAIGSGGFYALAAGRALARHSGLEARNIAEESLKTAGEICVYTNDRLVIEEI from the coding sequence ATGGAGAACAGTTTTCACGCAACCACAATTTTTGCCATCCGCCATAATGGCAAGGGTGCAATGGCCGGGGATGGCCAAGTGACGATGGGGCAGGCTGCGGTCATGAAACATAGTGCCAAAAAAATACGCAAGATTTATAACGGAAAGGTTCTCGCTGGATTTGCGGGTTCGGTCGCCGATGCCTTTACACTATTCGAGAAATTTGAGGGAAAATTGCAGGAATACGGTGGCCAAATGCAGCGGGCAGCACGCGAGTTGGCCAAAGAATGGCGCAGCGACAAGGTGCTCAGAAAGTTGGAAGCGATGCTGATCGTGATGGACGATCGCCAGTTGCTGTTGATCGCCGGAACGGGAGAAGTCATTGAACCCGATGATGGCATACTCGCCATTGGATCCGGTGGTTTCTACGCACTGGCCGCCGGTCGTGCTCTCGCGAGACATTCTGGGCTCGAGGCTCGCAATATCGCGGAAGAATCGCTTAAAACCGCCGGAGAAATCTGTGTATACACCAATGACCGACTCGTGATTGAAGAGATATAA
- the xerC gene encoding tyrosine recombinase XerC, giving the protein MRSDSKDPYLAFFQYLQVEKNVTQHTMVAYRRQLDVWKQYLQEELQVDACAVDHRHIRMYLTFLHDKGLARTSIARELSVIRSFYRFLKRESLIQNNPVAFTRFPSQTQRLPRFLYSNELEMLLSVCEGEDPLKQRDLALIELLYATGIRASECCGLVLDDLDLSTETIHVTGKGGKERYIPIGAYALDALMKYCEDGRNTLANREGDRPSALFLNYRGGTLTDRGLRYVLNKRVQEASHSLKMSPHSLRHSFATHLLNEGADLRAVQELLGHEHLSTTQRYTHVTTERLRTIYKGAHPRA; this is encoded by the coding sequence ATGCGCTCTGACTCGAAAGATCCTTATTTGGCTTTTTTTCAATATTTGCAGGTGGAAAAAAATGTAACACAGCACACGATGGTTGCTTACAGACGGCAATTGGACGTTTGGAAGCAATATTTGCAAGAGGAATTGCAGGTAGATGCATGTGCTGTCGATCATCGCCACATTCGCATGTACTTAACTTTTTTGCATGACAAAGGTTTGGCGAGAACGAGCATCGCCCGAGAACTTTCTGTCATTCGGTCGTTTTATCGCTTTTTAAAACGGGAATCACTAATACAGAACAATCCCGTGGCGTTTACTCGTTTTCCGAGTCAAACCCAGCGACTGCCCCGCTTTCTCTATTCGAACGAACTGGAAATGCTTTTAAGCGTCTGTGAAGGGGAAGATCCGCTAAAACAACGGGATCTTGCTCTTATAGAGTTGCTTTACGCGACAGGCATCCGCGCCTCGGAATGTTGCGGTTTGGTGCTCGACGATTTGGATTTGAGCACAGAAACCATACATGTGACCGGCAAAGGCGGAAAAGAACGATACATTCCCATAGGAGCCTACGCCCTCGATGCTTTAATGAAGTATTGTGAAGACGGGAGGAACACGTTAGCCAATCGTGAAGGGGATCGTCCTTCCGCTCTTTTTTTGAATTATAGAGGCGGAACATTAACAGATCGCGGGTTGCGCTACGTCTTAAATAAACGCGTCCAGGAAGCCTCGCATTCTTTAAAAATGTCTCCGCACAGTTTACGCCATTCATTCGCCACCCATCTATTGAATGAAGGCGCTGATCTTCGCGCTGTTCAAGAATTGCTTGGCCATGAGCATTTATCGACGACCCAGCGCTATACACATGTGACCACCGAGCGTTTACGCACGATTTATAAAGGGGCGCATCCGCGTGCCTGA
- the topA gene encoding type I DNA topoisomerase has translation MADYLVIVESPAKAKTIGKYLGKKYTVKASMGHVRDLPKSQMGVDVDKRYDPKYITIRGKGPVLKELKQAAKKAKKVYLAADPDREGEAIAWHLAFSLGIDEETPCRVVFNEITKPAIQEAFKNPRTINTDLVDAQQARRILDRLVGYNISPLLWKKVKKGLSAGRVQSIAVKMINDREKEIQQFEPEEYWNIKGTFSYGEETFDAQFHGKGKKKEALKTKEDVDEVLGQLKGDEFTIASVQKKERRRNPVQPFITSSLQQEAARKLNFRAKKTMMVAQQLYEGIELGKEGTVGLITYMRTDSTRISETAKEEAKAYIQEKYGNQYVGADRKQKRQGENTQDAHEAIRPTFVAREPKAIKDYLSRDQLRLYRLIWERMVASRMAPAIMDTMTADLENGGIIFRATGSKVKFQGFMRVYVEGSDDSKKEENKLLPALEEGETAKKETLEPTQHFTQPPPRYTEARLVRTMEELGIGRPSTYAPTLDTIQRRGYVSLQDRRFVPTELGEIVLDLIVEFFPEILNVKFTAQMESDLDDVEEGNENWIEIIDTFYQGFEKRLKVADREMEEVEIKDEPVGEDCEKCGHPMVYKMGRYGRFMACSNFPDCRNTKAILKPIGVKCPRCTEGNVVERKSKKQRTFYGCDRYPACEFVSWDKPIARPCPKCQSLLVEKKAKKTVRVQCSECDYREDPN, from the coding sequence ATGGCGGATTACCTTGTAATCGTTGAATCTCCCGCTAAAGCAAAAACAATTGGAAAGTATTTAGGAAAAAAATATACGGTGAAAGCATCAATGGGACACGTGCGTGATTTGCCAAAATCACAAATGGGCGTAGATGTGGATAAGAGATATGATCCAAAATACATTACGATTCGCGGGAAGGGCCCGGTTTTAAAAGAATTAAAACAAGCGGCGAAGAAAGCAAAAAAGGTTTACCTTGCTGCGGACCCCGACCGTGAAGGGGAAGCGATTGCCTGGCATTTGGCATTCAGCTTAGGGATCGATGAAGAAACGCCTTGCCGGGTTGTGTTTAATGAAATAACCAAGCCCGCGATTCAGGAAGCATTCAAAAACCCGCGCACCATTAATACCGATCTCGTTGATGCCCAACAAGCCCGCCGAATTTTGGACCGGCTCGTTGGTTACAACATCAGTCCGTTGCTTTGGAAAAAAGTAAAAAAAGGATTAAGCGCCGGACGTGTACAATCAATTGCCGTAAAGATGATTAATGACCGGGAGAAAGAAATTCAACAGTTTGAACCTGAAGAGTACTGGAATATAAAAGGAACATTTTCGTATGGTGAAGAAACATTCGATGCCCAATTTCACGGAAAAGGAAAGAAAAAAGAGGCATTGAAGACAAAAGAAGATGTGGATGAAGTCCTGGGACAATTAAAAGGGGACGAATTTACCATCGCGTCCGTGCAGAAAAAAGAACGGCGCCGCAATCCGGTGCAGCCGTTCATCACCTCTTCGCTCCAACAGGAAGCGGCCCGAAAGCTCAATTTCCGGGCGAAAAAGACGATGATGGTAGCCCAGCAATTGTATGAAGGGATAGAATTGGGCAAAGAAGGCACCGTCGGTTTAATCACGTATATGCGTACTGATTCCACACGCATTTCTGAAACAGCCAAAGAAGAAGCGAAAGCCTATATCCAAGAAAAATATGGGAATCAATATGTAGGTGCCGACCGAAAGCAAAAGAGACAGGGAGAGAACACCCAAGACGCTCACGAAGCGATCCGTCCGACGTTTGTCGCTCGTGAGCCGAAAGCAATCAAAGATTACTTGAGCCGGGATCAATTAAGGCTTTATCGCCTGATTTGGGAGCGCATGGTGGCGAGTCGCATGGCGCCTGCGATCATGGATACGATGACGGCTGATTTGGAAAATGGCGGAATAATCTTCCGGGCAACGGGATCGAAAGTGAAGTTTCAAGGTTTTATGAGAGTGTATGTGGAAGGTAGCGACGATAGCAAAAAAGAAGAAAACAAACTTCTTCCCGCGCTCGAAGAAGGGGAAACGGCAAAAAAAGAAACGTTGGAGCCGACCCAACATTTCACGCAACCGCCGCCCAGGTATACAGAAGCACGACTCGTGCGCACGATGGAAGAGCTTGGAATCGGCCGCCCTTCCACTTATGCTCCCACTCTGGATACGATTCAGCGACGCGGGTATGTCTCATTGCAGGATCGTCGTTTCGTACCGACGGAGCTCGGGGAAATTGTCCTTGATCTCATCGTTGAGTTTTTCCCGGAAATCTTGAACGTGAAGTTTACCGCCCAGATGGAATCAGACCTGGATGACGTTGAAGAGGGTAATGAAAACTGGATTGAAATCATCGATACCTTCTACCAAGGGTTTGAAAAGCGGTTAAAAGTTGCTGATCGAGAAATGGAAGAAGTCGAAATCAAAGATGAACCGGTAGGGGAAGATTGTGAAAAGTGCGGGCATCCCATGGTTTACAAAATGGGAAGGTACGGAAGATTTATGGCTTGCTCCAACTTTCCCGATTGCCGGAACACAAAGGCGATCCTAAAGCCGATCGGCGTAAAATGCCCAAGGTGTACAGAAGGAAATGTCGTGGAACGAAAAAGCAAAAAACAACGCACATTCTACGGATGCGATCGTTATCCGGCGTGTGAATTCGTTTCCTGGGATAAGCCGATTGCACGGCCGTGTCCGAAGTGCCAAAGCCTCCTCGTTGAGAAAAAAGCCAAAAAAACGGTACGGGTGCAATGCTCGGAATGCGATTACCGCGAGGACCCAAACTAG
- the dprA gene encoding DNA-processing protein DprA produces MSSYRHRLLHAHLAPGMTWRALRRLHAGDPSLENYAEHSIEALTRLTGCRLKTAHIWHSYWNNTSIVEEIRKMEEAGIFAITRDDRSYPWRLEQMPDPPWVLYCRGDVSLCNEETLGVIGTRQPSNYGIRATEELLPPVVQSGRVIVSGMARGIDTTAHHRAILAKGKTIAVIAGGFFHIYPRENKKLAETLANGHLLISEYPPDRRPQKWHFPERNRIISALSGRLFVVEAGERSGTLITVDQALEQGRDVCALPGPIYSKTSMGTNRLIEQGAAIVLGSSDL; encoded by the coding sequence ATGTCCTCGTACCGACATCGATTGCTCCACGCCCATCTCGCCCCCGGCATGACCTGGCGTGCCCTTCGGCGCCTGCATGCAGGCGACCCCTCGTTAGAAAACTATGCCGAACATTCCATCGAAGCATTGACACGCCTTACCGGCTGCCGCCTAAAAACGGCGCACATCTGGCATTCCTATTGGAACAACACCTCCATAGTCGAAGAAATAAGAAAAATGGAAGAAGCGGGAATCTTCGCGATCACAAGAGACGACCGTTCCTATCCGTGGCGCTTGGAACAAATGCCCGACCCGCCATGGGTCCTCTATTGCAGAGGAGACGTTTCTTTATGCAACGAAGAAACGTTAGGCGTCATTGGCACACGCCAGCCGAGCAATTATGGCATACGGGCCACAGAAGAACTGCTTCCTCCGGTCGTTCAATCGGGTCGAGTCATTGTGAGCGGGATGGCGAGAGGTATCGACACCACCGCCCACCATCGGGCAATCCTTGCAAAGGGCAAGACGATCGCCGTGATTGCCGGAGGTTTTTTTCATATTTATCCCCGCGAAAACAAAAAGCTAGCAGAAACGTTGGCGAACGGCCATTTACTCATCTCCGAATATCCCCCAGACCGACGCCCGCAAAAATGGCATTTCCCGGAACGCAATCGCATCATTAGTGCCCTTAGTGGCCGCTTATTCGTCGTGGAGGCCGGTGAGCGCTCAGGGACGCTCATTACCGTTGATCAAGCGCTGGAACAAGGGAGAGACGTTTGCGCGCTCCCCGGACCGATTTACAGCAAAACCTCCATGGGCACCAACCGTTTAATTGAACAAGGGGCAGCGATTGTTCTGGGTTCTTCGGATTTATAA
- the sucD gene encoding succinate--CoA ligase subunit alpha: protein MSILINKDTKVIVQGITGSTGLFHTKQAIEYGTQIVGGVTPKKGGTEIEGVPVFNTVSEAVDTTGATASVIYVPPGLAADAIFEAVDAEIDVVICITEGIPVIDMLKVKRYMEGKKTRLIGPNCPGVITPDECKIGIMPGYIHQKGHVGVVSRSGTLTYEAVDQLSAAGVGQSTAVGIGGDPVNGTDFIDALKLFNEDDDTKAVVMIGEIGGTAEEEAAEWVQANMNKPVVGFIGGATAPPGKRMGHAGAIISGGKGTADEKKKTMAENGIAIAETPAIIGETMIETLKENNLYDACLTHEPRN, encoded by the coding sequence ATGAGTATCTTAATTAATAAAGATACGAAAGTCATTGTTCAAGGGATTACCGGTTCCACTGGTCTCTTTCATACAAAACAAGCGATCGAATACGGGACGCAAATTGTGGGCGGCGTTACGCCAAAAAAAGGCGGCACCGAAATTGAAGGTGTCCCGGTTTTCAACACCGTTTCAGAAGCCGTAGACACGACAGGAGCCACCGCTTCCGTTATCTACGTTCCACCTGGACTCGCGGCAGACGCGATCTTTGAAGCGGTTGATGCGGAAATTGATGTCGTTATTTGTATCACGGAAGGGATCCCCGTGATCGACATGTTGAAAGTAAAACGTTACATGGAAGGGAAAAAGACGCGTTTAATTGGGCCTAATTGCCCGGGTGTCATCACTCCGGATGAATGCAAAATCGGCATTATGCCTGGTTACATTCATCAAAAAGGACACGTTGGCGTCGTTTCCCGTTCCGGGACGCTCACATACGAAGCCGTTGATCAATTATCCGCTGCAGGCGTCGGACAGTCCACGGCTGTCGGCATTGGCGGCGACCCGGTGAACGGCACTGATTTCATCGATGCATTAAAGCTGTTTAATGAAGATGACGACACAAAAGCGGTCGTCATGATCGGAGAAATCGGCGGAACGGCAGAAGAAGAAGCCGCCGAGTGGGTACAAGCAAACATGAACAAACCCGTCGTCGGGTTTATCGGTGGGGCCACCGCTCCTCCGGGGAAACGTATGGGCCACGCCGGCGCGATTATCTCCGGCGGGAAAGGCACTGCGGATGAAAAGAAAAAGACGATGGCTGAAAACGGCATTGCCATTGCAGAAACACCGGCGATCATCGGTGAAACGATGATTGAAACGTTGAAAGAAAACAACTTATATGATGCATGCTTGACGCATGAACCGCGTAATTAA